A genomic stretch from Hemicordylus capensis ecotype Gifberg chromosome 1, rHemCap1.1.pri, whole genome shotgun sequence includes:
- the LOC128346822 gene encoding uncharacterized protein LOC128346822, with amino-acid sequence MKMKRGHRLVIPEIRPMLLHVLGDPLGEEPNEANLVPGPLPGLHVPTDILGKELNEETSMLGSLPEPRIPTDILEEKLNEETSVPGSLPEPHVPTDILEQELNEEMSVPRSLPEPCITNDILGEEPNEATLVPGLLPGLRVPTDILGKELNEATSVPGSLSGPRISTDILEEMLNEETSMPGSFPGPRIHIDILEGELNEATLVPGSLPASHGPAACLRPPGSGSLLSSASLEVGSIPPSTSTSSLLLHPSSPPPPSPHPLELEQCKM; translated from the exons atgaagatgaagagggggcacagactg gtcatcccagaaatccGACCCATGTTGCTCCATGTCCTGGGGGACCCTCtgggggaagagcccaatgaGGCAAACCTGGTGCCAGGACCCCTTCCAGGACTTCATGTCcccactgacattctggggaaagagctcaatgaggaaacctcaatgctaggatcccttccagaacctcgcatccccacagatattctggaggaaaagctcaatgaggaaacgtcggtgccaggatcccttccagaacctcacgtccccactgatattctggagcaagagctcaatgaggaaatgtcggtgccaagatcccttccagaaccttgcatcaccaatgacattctgggggaagagcccaatgaAGCAACCTTGGTGCCAGGACTCCTTCCAGGACTTCGTGTAcccactgacattctggggaaagagctcaatgaagcaacctcagtgccaggatccctttcagGACCTCGCATTTCTACTgatattctggaggaaatgctcaatgaggaaacctcaatgccaggaTCTTTTCCAGGACCTCGCATCCACATTGATATTCTGGAGGGAGAACTCAATGAGGCAACTTtagtgccaggatcccttccagcttctcatg GCCCTGCTGCATGTCTCCGCCCCCCTGGGTCTGGTTCATTATTATCTTCTGCCTCGCTGGAAGttggctccatcccaccctccacctctacctcttccctcctcctgcatccctcttcccctcctcctccttccccacatccTCTAGAGCTGGaacaatgtaaaatgtaa